The Drosophila gunungcola strain Sukarami chromosome 2R unlocalized genomic scaffold, Dgunungcola_SK_2 000013F, whole genome shotgun sequence genome includes the window TCATCGCGATGTCCTTGCTCCAGCCGCCGGTCCTCGTGCCGCCCATCCAGACCCACGCCCAATCGCTCAATGAATTTAGCCGAACGGAATCCATTCTTCTGCAAAAATCAATGATCAATCATTAAATCATATGGGATGTTCAGAATATCCCACCTCGTAGTATAGAGATCTCGCCCGTTTGGCCGCTTCTGGATCGAAAGTCCCACTGGGTCCGCTCGTGTAGGATCGGCTCACCAGCCACATTGTTCTGCAGTGTCTCGGTTATTAGTCGCAGGATAAAGCCATCTGTGGGTTGGCTAACCTGAAGCAGAAGGACCAGGACTAGAGGTAGCTGGAATAAAGTGTGTTTAACCAATATAGATACGCAAATTAGCCAATTATCGGTTAAAAAGGTGAAGCTAATTAAAAAGCTTTAGTTACAATTTTAGAATATCCTTTTTCTATTAATCTTTCATAAAAAGCACctgttaaacaaattaagaaaatcaaaaaaaatatctttatttatgTACAACCCTTGATTCGAGCGATCctataaaaacaaagacaGCCCGCCTAACCTTctttaatcttaaaaaaatttgcaaataagATACACATGCCTGTTTCAGTTTTCACTTTTGAATAATGTGCTCACATTCAATTTGCACACAAGTTTATATTAAGTCGGTTTGAACgtattaaagtatttaactAATAAGGGCACTTCTGTATTCTATCAGTTGCTATATCAGGACTACTATACAATACCAAAAGTACGCTTAACTGCatacaaaattgaaaacaactCAAATCGAACGTTTGAAAGTGAAAACAGTAACAAgcctaaatttttttatttcaacaatTCCTAAGTAACAgagttttcattaaattttgatcTTAAAAGCACACATATctctttaaaatgttataactaattttagtaatacattaattttcgaaaatataacattttcttAACACAATTGCAATACATgtattttctgtatttttccAAGTTAACTTTGCTTTGTTGGACCCGGCACTTCCAATGGCGTGTGGTTAACCAGCTGGAAGGCAGACAATTAGATTGCACAAGAAACTAATCGATCAGCGtttattactcatacgccccaTATTTCACCAGTCAAAATTAGCCTTCCACCGCGCAGcttttaatgcatttattcATGGCTTGTTTACTTTGATGGTACACTTACAGCCCCATAAAGGTAAATCTCAGGTGAAACATTGTCGCGATTCGAGTctgtttttcaaattaaagagCCGCCCGTGCGAGTCACTGGACCATTGATCACTGAAGACTACGAATGGCAGAAATCGCGTAGTTGCATAAAACGCAGCCAACCGCCAACTcgaaaaatattgaaaataaaaatcaacctCACGAGCGGCAACTAAATATGGCAAACCAAACAGACTTTGAGAAGTTACACAGCCGAAACGAAGAGTGAGCCAGAAACTGAGAGAAAGACAGAGAGGGATTGAGAGTTTAGAGCCAAGATACAATTTGgctaacaaatatttaacggATTCGGAAATTTGTGTTTAAGACATTGAGAAAAATGCCGATTAGCTTGACGTCtccaaaaaagtttatttttactgaTTATTATTAGTCATTGTATAATatcttaaattcaaaattagtATTTACTTCTAACTTATAAGGAAAACATTTAGTTattgaatttatgtttttatccACAATTATTttacgaaataataaaaatataccagAAACGATTTATATAATTTGAGTAGtgtataaatagttttaaaggTTTTACAGCCTATTAATGGAGTATGATCTCCGATCTGTGACATTGCCTTCGACCTTCGAACAGATACTTTAAAAGCTGGCTTTGCCGTACTCTTGTTTGGCTTTAtgaactgttttatttttttttagtttagtttaatgACACACCAAATTGGTTTTCATGGCAGACGGAACTAAGTACGCATATTCGCCAGAGGTTACTGCCATTTGCCGCAAAGCAAACGCGCCCAAagcaaaccgaaaaaaaagaaataaaaaaggtgGAAAATAATGTTAAACAGAAATAGAAACCCTAGGAAAAATGTGAATGCAAATGCAAGGCAAAGAAAGTGCGCCGGAGCTGAGAAGAAATGGCACAAAGTCGCGAAACGAAGAAAGCAAAAACTGGTTggcaataattttttgtcGGAGCTTGACTCTTATTAAGGCTGCAAAAGTTACATAATTGTCGATCGTCATCTCGATAAGAAGTGGTCATCCAGTCGGTCCACTACCACTTTGGTAATGTGGCCCCAATTCCATTTTTGCCCACCTGAACAGCTGTCTCGGCGCACGGGCTTTCCATCTCTTAATATTTCTCTTTggaaccaaaaaaaagagcCTACGTGAGTCGGCTCAGGTGGGTTTTTGATGCcatggtttttgtttataaacatacatttCCGGCAGCCTAAATGCATACGAGAAAAGCACTGCGCTTATGTTTATTCAGGACTTTCACTTTCTCATTGAGTTGCAAAATCTTAAGGatcattaaattaagtaaacaGATAAATTACACCGGGAGAAAGGTTTTTTAAAAGCCCCAACTATAATTGTACTTTATAATCTCAAGTTATTGAAAAAACTATATACAAaggtaaattttataataaaataagaagGTTAATAACCTTAATGTGCAAAATGTGGACTAAATAGTAAGGAAACCCTTTTATCACtgtgaaatttaatttattttagttctttaCTAATTTTTACCTTAgtacaaaatgtaatttcatggccgatttccattttaaatggttagattgtattacaaacaaaaagtgtACATTTAAACTTAAGCCGCAAAGGGcattccaattttaataaataaagttatcatttgtatttgtggatATTTTTAGGTTTAATAAAAGTGTTTGATGTATTACTATTTTATCTTACAGTATTAGAgtaaaaactcaatttaaagAGATAGAGAGGAAGCCAAACTCGAAGCCCAACTTGGAAGCTCCAGCTCTCTTACAAGCTTTCCCAATCTCTTCGTGGAGCGCGGCTTTTGGCCGTTTGTCGGCTGGCACTGCAATTCAGTTGCCAAACAAAACGCGATCGGCGAACATCTTCGCACCGCTCCGCCCTTCCTAGCTATATAGtactatattttttctatttggAAAACCATGGCCAGGTTGAACGCTCTTCTGCTGTCCGTAAGTTTCCGATCGCTTGATTTTCACCTCGATGGGTGATAGGGTTTACCTCCCAAATTAACACGTCTAAAGGCCCACTGACACAATTTCCGCCGCTTCTACGCGAAAGTCGCACCCAAAAGAAAACCAACCGTCTGCAATTGTCGGAAATTGTGACTTGAATTTCCAATGAGCCTTAGTCGGTTCTTCTTTCGGCCTTTATTTGTATTCGTCGTCCCAAAACTGACACATATTCAAACCATATGTGGGCCAAATTTGAAGACTCTCTCTTACGGCGGAAAGACCTTGAAAGCGATCTTTCTCTTCcttctgtctctgtctctatctctctctttTGGCCAAGTTGAAAGCCAACCAAAATGTGTCATAATCTCTGGGCAACAAGTTGTGGCCAAGTTGCGCTTCGTGGTTATTGTTGGTACAATTGCATAACCGGCGTCATCAACCGTTGCTTGGTTGTTGGTTAAAGCGCCTGAACGCGATTTCTTGGAAATACATTGTTTACCAATTTTGTGTAGCTGACACAGTGAGCTAATGAGCATTTGCTGGTTTTAACGTGATGTTTAACTTCCCTAAATTGAGTTTGCTAAATTAAACTACTTTCACATTGTTATGTTTGTTAttacaaatttcaattaaaactttactTTTACCAAAACCACGCACCAGTTTAATTCGTGTTAATCACATTAAAACcgagaaaacaaattaaattgctaaaatCCCAAACTCCTCATATGTCTCGAGCTCTTAAAGAAAAGATAAGTTTACAGTGTCAGACCTTAAAAAATTTGACCCggcaaaaacattttgaattaaactcaaaattgtatatgtaCCAACTATTAAGAAAGGGTAATACTTCGAAATTGGGACCAACTAAATAGCAGAAGTATTAAATAATACACGAAgctaattatataatttatttagattaTAAGGCCCTCAAGTTATAACGGaagcaatttaaaagaaatataccTCTGTGTCATGATTAAATCAGTATTATTCCGACTTAAAATCACTTCGAACAAACTTGATGTCGCGAAGAAAgacaaaaattgttaattatttcaaaaaacaaaatttttttaaatcttttccagcttttttatttattcttgcaTTTGTGGCCCACACATCGTTTGCCACTGTTCAGCCAAAGGCGCCAAACTTCCAGTACTTTGAAAGGTATTTATGAGTATTTTACCGAATActaattttccaaataaaaccaaaccaTTTATTTCAGGCCCAAATACCGTTATCCCTATTATGATGAGCATGGACGGGGAAAACTTCTCTATGGCTACGGCGGACCAGAATTGTATCAATACAAGACCTACACGCCACTGGAGGGCATACACTaagcttttttaatatttagttgcATTGTagcttataatttatttactccgctttatttaaattaaaactttttttatacaCCCACAATGTGCAAGACTACTCAAAAACTTGATCAACAGATGGCGCTAATAATTCCGATGTGACAGCAGCACTATGCTACTGCATGCGCTTATTATAATAGCTAGAAATTATttggctttaatttatttaatctcTGAAAGTCTTACGGTGTAAAACCTTcagaaatacataaaatagaaaatagagCAATTTTGTGTCATTATTTCAAGCTAAACATTTTTGGCGGaacaatatttcaaaattatacatagCTGTTAAACAGCTAGAGAGCGTACCAAGGCAACGTTAGTaccgatattttgaaaacatcgataacAGCGGTTCTTATCGATGTTTGTCCATCTTTAGTGTAAACTTGTGTTGTTTTTTGCCGAAAGAGTTCAGAATTTGCATTTACTTAGAAATACTCCATTAAACATGTCCCGCAAGGAAGCCCTGTCGCAGTTTATCAATCAGATTCACGGCCGACCCGTTGCCGTAAAGCTCAACAACGGCGTGGACTACCGAGGTGAGGTCAAATAGGTGGCAATAAACAAAAGCCGGCAATCACGTTTTCCTCCCGATTTCCAGGGGTTTTGGCCTGCCTGGATGGCTACATGAACATCTGCCTGGAACAAACGGAGGAGTACGTGAACGGGCAACTGAAAAACAAGTATGGCGATGCCTTCATCCGGGGCAACAATGTCCTCTACATTTCCACGCAGAAACGGAGGGTCTGAAATCGTAGTGCCTAAGTTTATCCCGTAAATACAACAGTCTCCACAAAAACACTAACATCCTTGGGTTGGTTGGTTTAGGTGTATCGAACGGCCGGGGACCGACCTCCAATAAGTAATATGTAGCTTGATCAATTGGTAGAATGGTCCTTGTATTTGGTACCTATATTACTCTCACTTTTAAAGGCctacagaaaaaaataaaatatatgtattgcagtttataaatatagcTTAATCCAAATAGAAGTTTGTGTGATCAAATAGGTATCTTCCTTACAAAAGTGGCGCATCAATAATATGCCTACGATGATTTGCCCTGCACAGAAGAAATATCCACTGAAACCAGTaggttttcatttttcacatccccttaaaaattaacttttttatattatacaaGATCGCAGCTTATGCTTTCttcttttgactttggttACTATGAAGTACCGTCGTAACAGTTTTTCCATAGTTTTAGAGTGATTTCCatgttaatattatattaatccAGTTGATGTGCTCTTTAGAGTTTAAGAAAAGGTCCAAAATCGTAGCTTAGAAGATGCCtagttttttcaaaacaagtTTATATATCAACTGAAACCAGTCTTGTCTTCCCCACAAAGTTAGAGCAAAGGCGTAGGGTCAAGGATCGTAGCTTAAGTTTATTCCATAAATATACTACCTAGAGCGATGAGGGTACCTTACCCAATCAACTTGGATAGTGGGGAGTGCCGTACTCCCGCGGAATGGCTCCAAAGTGCCTTAGCTGGGGGACTGAGTAACCGGAGCCCAGAGCGGCTATCAGGCGCTCCCCGCGGTATCCGAACTTCCGCTCGTAGACCGGACGCCAGGCGCGGCCAAAGTGCGGATCGAAGGGAATCTCGCTGGGCTGCTGGAACGGAGAGTTGCCAAAGAAGAGGCGGTCCAGGTAGTCCAGTACCGCCTTCTTCTTCTGGAAGTGCTCCAGGAACGGATTGGCTGTGGCGGCGGTTCGAGGATCCTGCGAGGCCAGGTTCTTGAAGTACTGGAAGTTCACCAGGTCCACGTTGGAGAAGTCAAAGACCCCGGGCAGATCGTGCAGCGTGGCTCGCACCCGGACCAGGGAGCACTGTGCAGCCAAGGGCAATGTTAATGCGGTGATTAGTGGGTGACGGGTGGCTGCTTTAATTACCCACTTACCATTACGGCCAGTGCAGCAATTAAGACGTATTTGCACATTGCAATTGATACGATGTTCGGAGGAGAGGAGACACCTATACGCTGCCCCGCGCGGAATTCAACTGATTTGAATAAATTCGGCCAACTGCACGGGCTCGATGGCAGTGCGTCCGGCTGCCCAGCGATTCCAGCGATTTGCAATCGGTCCCAGTCACAGGTCTTGTATTCTGTTGTAATATCCCAAATTGCATTACCCAATCCCCAATGTCGCGGTGTCCACCGAAACCCAGCCGAATGTAACCGTCGTAATTAATTGATATGCATGTCGCATCAAGAGGCGTTCCATTCACAGCCCTCGTCACCACGACGATGGTCTCGTTCATTTAGGTATCGGTCACCGCTGCCGGCACTGCCACTTTGTTACTCGCGGGCGAACCCATAGATAACAATCTATAGATCTTAATGAGACTGCTTTGTTTGTTCGACCCAAGATCGGTGCATCAAGCTGAAACCACTCACCTTATTTGAAAAGAGTGCAGTCGGCTTGGTTTacctttgtttatttatgtcaaAACACATTAGTTTGGCATCGGGTaaaatgctgaaatattttaattagtttctcataacttttcttaaacaaatttaaaatagtcaGCAGGAATCGaaaagtttaaactttaataaatcTATTTATGCTCGAGCTTATg containing:
- the LOC128256215 gene encoding LOW QUALITY PROTEIN: uncharacterized protein LOC128256215 (The sequence of the model RefSeq protein was modified relative to this genomic sequence to represent the inferred CDS: deleted 1 base in 1 codon), whose translation is MESPCAETAVQLPLVLVLLLQVSQPTDGFILRLITETLQNNVAGEPILHERTQWDFDPEAAKRARSLYYEKNGFRSAKFIERLGVGLDGRHEDRRLEQGHRDEGRLNGEHNVNYPPPPA
- the LOC128256143 gene encoding uncharacterized protein LOC128256143, producing MSRRKTKIVNYFKKQNFFKSFPAFLFILAFVAHTSFATVQPKAPNFQYFERPKYRYPYYDEHGRGKLLYGYGGPELYQYKTYTPLEGIH
- the LOC128256144 gene encoding U6 snRNA-associated Sm-like protein LSm6; amino-acid sequence: MSRKEALSQFINQIHGRPVAVKLNNGVDYRGVLACLDGYMNICLEQTEEYVNGQLKNKYGDAFIRGNNVLYISTQKRRV
- the LOC128256141 gene encoding uncharacterized protein LOC128256141, whose protein sequence is MCKYVLIAALAVMCSLVRVRATLHDLPGVFDFSNVDLVNFQYFKNLASQDPRTAATANPFLEHFQKKKAVLDYLDRLFFGNSPFQQPSEIPFDPHFGRAWRPVYERKFGYRGERLIAALGSGYSVPQLRHFGAIPREYGTPHYPS